The Anaeromusa acidaminophila DSM 3853 genome includes a region encoding these proteins:
- the hypE gene encoding hydrogenase expression/formation protein HypE: MKEEQIRMAHGAGGRLSRLLVEEVIRPYFSNEVLDVMHDAAFLPQQEGRLAFTTDSYVVKPLFFPGGDIGRLAVCGTVNDLAVSGAKPLYLSMALVLEEGLPLATLRRVLASMAQAAKEAGVWIVTGDTKVVERGAVDGLFINTAGVGVVPDGVDVTVRRVRAGQHVLISGFLGDHALAVMAERHGLTLPETVWSDCAPLAAMLQEVLAEVPQVAVLRDPTRGGLATALQEIAVQGSVSMELEEALLPVRPEVKAACDLLGFDPLYMANEGKCLLLVEPEDSERVLGVLQKHAHGRDACRIGYVTKGTEGKVGIRTLVGGMRLLGQLEGDQLPRIC; the protein is encoded by the coding sequence GTGAAAGAGGAGCAAATTCGCATGGCCCACGGGGCCGGTGGCAGGTTAAGCCGTCTTTTGGTGGAAGAAGTGATTCGGCCGTATTTCAGCAACGAAGTGTTGGATGTCATGCATGATGCGGCTTTTTTGCCGCAACAGGAAGGGCGGCTGGCTTTTACCACGGATTCGTATGTAGTAAAGCCGCTCTTTTTTCCTGGCGGCGATATTGGCCGCCTTGCTGTATGCGGTACAGTAAATGATCTGGCGGTTAGCGGCGCTAAACCGCTGTATTTGAGTATGGCCTTGGTATTGGAAGAAGGTCTGCCGTTGGCTACGCTGCGGCGTGTACTGGCGTCTATGGCGCAGGCGGCCAAAGAAGCGGGAGTTTGGATTGTTACAGGGGATACGAAGGTAGTGGAGCGAGGCGCAGTAGACGGATTGTTCATCAATACCGCTGGCGTTGGGGTTGTGCCGGATGGGGTGGATGTGACGGTGCGCCGGGTTAGAGCGGGGCAGCATGTTTTAATCAGTGGCTTTCTGGGAGACCATGCCTTAGCGGTTATGGCGGAACGTCATGGTTTGACACTGCCGGAAACAGTATGGAGCGATTGCGCTCCTTTGGCGGCTATGCTGCAGGAGGTATTGGCTGAAGTTCCGCAGGTAGCGGTACTGCGGGATCCTACGAGGGGCGGTTTAGCGACGGCATTGCAGGAAATCGCTGTGCAAGGAAGCGTATCCATGGAGTTGGAAGAAGCCTTGCTGCCTGTTCGACCTGAAGTGAAGGCTGCTTGTGATTTGCTCGGCTTTGATCCCTTGTATATGGCCAATGAGGGGAAATGTCTTTTGCTAGTAGAGCCAGAAGACAGCGAAAGGGTTTTGGGCGTTTTGCAAAAACATGCGCACGGAAGGGATGCTTGTCGCATAGGGTATGTGACGAAAGGAACGGAAGGAAAAGTAGGTATCAGGACCTTGGTCGGTGGAATGAGACTTTTGGGTCAATTAGAGGGGGACCAATTGCCAAGAATTTGCTAA
- a CDS encoding HypC/HybG/HupF family hydrogenase formation chaperone, with protein sequence MCLAVPAQIVEREDMVATVDVGGVRRQVSMMLLPEAKIGDYVLIHAGFAMQQIDEEEAKLTWSLLQEMAEHVQNA encoded by the coding sequence ATGTGTTTGGCAGTTCCGGCGCAGATTGTAGAGCGTGAAGATATGGTGGCGACAGTGGATGTAGGAGGCGTGCGGAGGCAGGTAAGCATGATGCTGCTGCCGGAAGCGAAGATTGGGGATTATGTCTTGATTCATGCCGGATTTGCCATGCAGCAGATCGATGAAGAAGAGGCAAAGTTGACATGGAGCTTATTGCAGGAGATGGCCGAACATGTTCAAAACGCCTGA
- the hypF gene encoding carbamoyltransferase HypF has protein sequence MEDGKERWQVLVEGIVQGVGFRPFVHNLAQELQLAGFVCNTGAGVLAEVEGEAASLQEFMQRLEAEAPPMALVERIECQVMQATGENKFVIKQSLAGETLTLVSPDMATCAECQRELLEPTDRRYRYAFINCTHCGPRYTIIKDLPYDRPQTTMAGFFMCQACQEEYESAADRRFHAQPNACAVCGPAYRLIDATGTDFLLEAGEDIFQGARRKVKEGAILAVKGIGGYHLACDAKQQEAVRRLRRRKGREKKPLAVMCREMEQVRKLCYVSPQEEKLLLSPARPVVLLRKRYGEFVAEEVAPGNDYLGVMLPYAPVHWLLLEKTGVWVMTSGNASGEPMVRDETEALACLGGLADFFLMHNRSICRGVDDSVARVLQGDVQLLRRGRGYAPRPIRLPFEMPSLLSAGGELKNTFCLTRGAYAFMSPHIGDMASEATYDSFVSLVAHLECLFKIKPKAVAYDSHPAYLTGQYAQKSKLPHFPVQHHHAHAAAVMAEHSLKGPALALVFDGTGYGDDGKLWGGEFLLAQYEDFQRLAHFSYRPLPGGEQAVRQPWRLAAWVWQEVFGSGEALTKAPFPEGWRTLMQAVCSGLAAPHSSSVGRLFDAASAILEVCPESHYEGQAAIELEQLAAGNGTAGIALAGCRLRTEEETWQVDAAPLLASLLEKHLQGENAAALAAAFHQTLGQAVLDMTCLLAQKHKVNQVVLGGGVWQNALLQQQVRQGLKEAGLKAYMPVQLPVNDGGLAYGQAVVAGAILRQRGSLIR, from the coding sequence ATGGAAGATGGTAAAGAGCGCTGGCAGGTATTGGTGGAAGGCATTGTGCAGGGAGTGGGATTTCGCCCTTTTGTTCATAACCTGGCCCAGGAGCTGCAATTAGCAGGCTTTGTTTGCAATACGGGGGCTGGCGTGCTGGCGGAGGTTGAGGGGGAGGCCGCTTCGCTGCAAGAGTTTATGCAGCGGTTAGAGGCGGAAGCGCCGCCGATGGCTTTGGTGGAGAGAATAGAATGCCAAGTCATGCAAGCGACAGGGGAAAATAAGTTCGTTATCAAGCAAAGCCTTGCCGGGGAGACACTGACTCTTGTTTCGCCGGATATGGCTACCTGTGCCGAGTGTCAAAGAGAATTACTGGAGCCGACAGATCGACGGTATCGTTACGCTTTTATTAACTGTACCCATTGCGGGCCACGCTATACGATTATCAAGGATCTTCCGTATGACCGGCCGCAGACGACGATGGCCGGATTTTTCATGTGCCAAGCATGTCAAGAAGAGTACGAGAGTGCTGCTGATCGTCGGTTTCATGCGCAGCCCAACGCCTGCGCCGTCTGCGGCCCGGCGTATCGACTGATCGATGCGACGGGAACGGACTTTCTACTGGAAGCGGGGGAAGATATCTTCCAAGGGGCCCGGCGCAAAGTGAAAGAGGGAGCGATTTTAGCGGTCAAGGGCATTGGGGGGTATCACTTGGCTTGTGACGCCAAACAGCAAGAAGCGGTGCGCCGATTGCGGCGGCGTAAAGGAAGAGAAAAAAAGCCGTTAGCGGTGATGTGCCGCGAAATGGAACAAGTGCGTAAGCTCTGTTATGTGTCGCCGCAGGAAGAAAAACTGCTGCTTTCTCCAGCGCGGCCCGTGGTGTTGCTGCGAAAAAGATACGGGGAATTTGTGGCGGAAGAGGTGGCGCCTGGAAACGATTATTTAGGCGTGATGCTGCCCTATGCTCCGGTGCATTGGCTGTTGTTGGAGAAAACAGGTGTCTGGGTCATGACTAGCGGCAATGCCAGCGGAGAGCCAATGGTGCGGGATGAAACGGAGGCGCTTGCTTGCTTGGGCGGTTTGGCTGATTTTTTCTTAATGCATAATCGCTCGATTTGCCGAGGCGTGGATGATTCTGTTGCGCGCGTGTTGCAGGGAGACGTGCAATTGTTGCGCCGCGGGCGCGGATATGCGCCGCGGCCGATTCGTCTGCCTTTTGAGATGCCGTCTCTTTTGAGTGCGGGAGGCGAACTGAAGAATACGTTTTGCCTGACTCGGGGCGCCTATGCTTTTATGAGTCCTCACATCGGCGATATGGCCAGTGAGGCTACCTATGATTCATTTGTTTCGCTTGTAGCGCATTTGGAATGTCTTTTTAAGATAAAACCGAAAGCGGTAGCTTATGATTCGCACCCGGCGTATTTGACCGGACAATATGCGCAAAAGAGCAAACTGCCGCATTTTCCTGTGCAGCATCATCATGCGCATGCGGCAGCGGTGATGGCGGAACACAGTCTGAAAGGACCTGCGTTAGCCTTAGTTTTTGACGGAACTGGGTATGGAGATGACGGAAAGCTTTGGGGCGGTGAATTTTTGCTGGCTCAGTACGAGGATTTTCAACGGCTGGCGCATTTTTCCTATCGGCCGTTGCCGGGAGGGGAACAGGCGGTGCGGCAGCCTTGGCGTTTGGCGGCCTGGGTTTGGCAAGAAGTGTTCGGGAGTGGGGAAGCTTTGACCAAAGCGCCTTTCCCGGAGGGATGGCGAACGCTCATGCAGGCGGTATGCAGCGGTTTGGCAGCGCCCCACTCCTCTAGCGTCGGGCGTTTGTTTGATGCGGCGTCAGCTATTTTAGAAGTATGCCCGGAAAGCCATTATGAGGGGCAGGCGGCCATTGAATTGGAACAGCTTGCAGCCGGAAACGGCACTGCAGGGATAGCGCTAGCAGGCTGTCGTTTGCGGACGGAAGAGGAAACCTGGCAGGTGGATGCTGCGCCTTTACTGGCTTCGTTGCTGGAGAAACACCTTCAAGGAGAAAACGCGGCGGCTTTGGCGGCTGCATTTCACCAGACGTTGGGGCAAGCGGTATTGGATATGACTTGCCTTTTGGCTCAAAAGCACAAGGTGAATCAAGTCGTGCTGGGAGGCGGTGTTTGGCAGAACGCCTTACTGCAGCAGCAGGTGCGGCAAGGACTGAAGGAGGCAGGTTTAAAGGCGTATATGCCGGTGCAACTGCCGGTCAACGACGGCGGCCTGGCTTACGGTCAGGCCGTAGTGGCCGGGGCTATTTTGAGGCAGCGAGGTTCTCTTATTCGTTAG
- the rapZ gene encoding RNase adapter RapZ gives MEEFRLVIITGMSGAGKTQAVRALEDLGYFCVDNLPPALIPKFAELCSQSAGKVSRIALVVDIRGREFFDTLAQVLEEMEKQGQIYEVLFLEASDEVLIRRYKESRRRHPLAAQGRVSDGIVRERARLEPIRGRATHVIDTTGMATTKLREKLTSLFATGAQMQRMSITVVSFGFKHGLPLDADMVFDVRFLPNPFYVENLRRKSGVTPEVGEYIAKWPVSQQFQERLWSFVDYLIPHYVDEGKSHLIIAIGCTGGMHRSVYIAQKLYERLRNHGYKITIEHRDIRHNLPEPEMKC, from the coding sequence ATGGAAGAATTTCGCCTGGTAATCATTACAGGTATGTCTGGCGCTGGTAAGACGCAGGCTGTGCGCGCCCTGGAAGATTTGGGCTATTTTTGTGTCGATAATCTGCCGCCGGCCTTGATTCCCAAGTTTGCTGAGCTTTGTTCGCAGTCGGCAGGGAAAGTCAGTCGGATTGCCCTAGTAGTGGATATCCGTGGCCGGGAGTTTTTCGATACGTTGGCGCAGGTTTTGGAAGAAATGGAAAAGCAAGGCCAGATTTATGAGGTTCTCTTTTTAGAGGCTTCGGACGAGGTTTTAATCCGGCGTTACAAAGAGTCGCGTCGTCGGCATCCGTTGGCGGCGCAAGGGCGGGTCAGCGACGGCATTGTTCGTGAACGAGCAAGGTTGGAACCCATTCGCGGTAGGGCAACCCATGTGATTGATACTACCGGGATGGCGACGACAAAGCTGCGGGAAAAATTGACAAGCTTATTCGCTACAGGGGCGCAGATGCAGAGAATGTCCATTACGGTGGTTTCTTTTGGCTTTAAGCATGGGCTGCCATTGGATGCGGACATGGTGTTTGATGTGCGCTTTTTACCCAATCCCTTTTATGTGGAAAATTTACGCCGCAAGAGCGGGGTGACTCCCGAAGTAGGAGAGTATATTGCCAAATGGCCGGTATCACAGCAGTTTCAGGAGCGCTTATGGTCCTTTGTAGACTATCTAATTCCTCATTACGTCGACGAAGGGAAAAGCCATCTGATTATAGCCATTGGTTGTACCGGCGGAATGCACCGATCCGTGTATATTGCGCAGAAATTATATGAACGGCTGCGCAATCATGGTTATAAAATTACGATTGAACATCGCGATATTCGGCACAACCTGCCGGAACCGGAAATGAAATGCTGA
- the hypD gene encoding hydrogenase formation protein HypD, protein MFKTPEEIRCVAAAAVQEIERLAIRPLRLMEVCGTHTVAIFRHGLRQLLPEAVELVSGPGCPVCVTPTSYMDLAIAYAEQPGALIATFGDMLRVPGSFSSLEEAKSRGADIHTVYSPLESLELAERFPEKRVIFLGVGFETTAPLTAACVREAARRQLSNWLLLPAHKVVPPALSSLLQDPESRVDGLLLPGHVAVVTGTSVFANLPAPAVVAGFEALDILEAIVRLVRQAAQGEVRLENAYRRVVRPEGNLVALSMVKEVYEPADSAWRGMGVLAKSGLRVRQEFSRWDAAQAWPLSTPESKEVSGCCCGEVLKGRRQPPQCPLFGRTCTPLQPVGACMVSVEGVCAAWYKYGAGRWSP, encoded by the coding sequence ATGTTCAAAACGCCTGAAGAAATACGCTGTGTTGCAGCGGCGGCAGTACAGGAAATAGAGCGATTGGCGATACGGCCGCTGCGGTTGATGGAGGTTTGCGGCACCCATACGGTGGCCATTTTCCGTCATGGCTTGCGGCAACTTTTACCGGAAGCGGTTGAGCTGGTCAGCGGTCCCGGTTGCCCTGTGTGCGTTACGCCGACTTCTTATATGGATCTCGCCATAGCCTATGCGGAGCAGCCAGGGGCGCTGATTGCCACCTTTGGCGATATGCTGCGGGTGCCAGGATCTTTTTCTAGCTTAGAAGAGGCGAAAAGCCGAGGTGCAGATATTCATACTGTATATTCGCCGCTGGAAAGCTTGGAACTGGCGGAACGGTTTCCTGAAAAAAGAGTGATCTTCCTTGGTGTCGGTTTTGAGACAACAGCGCCGCTAACAGCGGCCTGCGTTCGAGAGGCGGCTCGCCGTCAGTTGTCAAATTGGCTGCTATTGCCAGCCCACAAAGTAGTACCGCCGGCATTGTCTTCGCTGTTGCAAGACCCGGAGAGCCGAGTGGACGGTTTATTGCTGCCTGGACACGTGGCGGTAGTGACCGGTACGTCAGTGTTTGCCAATTTGCCGGCTCCGGCAGTTGTTGCCGGTTTTGAAGCCTTGGATATTTTAGAAGCGATTGTGCGGCTTGTGCGCCAAGCGGCTCAGGGAGAAGTTCGGCTGGAAAATGCCTACCGTCGCGTGGTTAGACCGGAGGGGAATCTTGTAGCCTTGTCCATGGTAAAAGAGGTATACGAACCGGCAGACTCCGCTTGGCGCGGTATGGGCGTATTGGCGAAGTCCGGCTTGCGGGTGCGGCAGGAATTTTCGCGCTGGGATGCTGCGCAAGCTTGGCCGTTGTCGACGCCGGAAAGCAAGGAAGTTTCAGGCTGTTGTTGCGGAGAGGTGCTGAAGGGACGAAGGCAGCCGCCGCAGTGTCCTTTGTTCGGGAGGACTTGTACGCCGCTGCAGCCAGTTGGCGCTTGCATGGTATCGGTAGAAGGCGTATGTGCGGCCTGGTATAAATACGGAGCAGGAAGGTGGTCGCCGTGA
- a CDS encoding ArsR/SmtB family transcription factor, which yields MDEMVTRLTAEFLKAMAHPVRIKVLKLLSEQEQCVCDLVETIGIEQSNLSQHLSVLKKQGIIESHKNGTKVIYNLVYPPAVDIVDTVGQVLRAQIFQSQTLLEHL from the coding sequence ATGGATGAAATGGTAACCAGACTAACGGCGGAATTCCTTAAGGCGATGGCGCATCCGGTGCGGATCAAAGTGCTCAAGTTATTATCTGAACAAGAACAATGCGTATGTGATTTGGTGGAAACTATCGGTATTGAACAGTCAAATCTGTCGCAGCACTTAAGTGTGCTGAAAAAACAGGGGATTATTGAGTCTCACAAAAATGGCACTAAAGTGATTTACAACTTAGTTTATCCTCCTGCAGTTGATATTGTGGACACAGTGGGACAGGTTTTGAGGGCGCAGATTTTTCAGAGCCAGACATTGCTGGAGCATTTGTAA
- the scfA gene encoding six-cysteine ranthipeptide SCIFF, translating into MAKHIVTVNSAALKKTAYTGGCGECQTSCQSACKTSCTVGNQVCQKQN; encoded by the coding sequence ATGGCGAAACATATTGTGACTGTAAATAGTGCAGCCCTCAAGAAGACGGCATACACCGGCGGTTGCGGCGAATGCCAGACATCCTGCCAGTCGGCCTGCAAGACCTCTTGCACTGTCGGCAATCAGGTGTGCCAAAAGCAGAACTAA
- the whiA gene encoding DNA-binding protein WhiA, which translates to MASYATEVKNELARVQGESDCCRIAELAALLRMGGTLLIGGNKNLGLTFTTENAAVARKAFSLIKTGFSLAVEVVVKRGRRLKKMNTYQIKVAPAPGVRELLTAVGFWKEDGIHMVRDSSSFRRSCCRRAYLRGAFLGGGSVNRPEGDYHMELVTDNYQFAQSLTKIMKYFELPVRLTERKQSYLAYLKDGDAIISFLRLIGAHNALLSFENVRVVKDVRNQVNRLVNCETANLQKTVEAAVRQVACIRYLDEAVGLEKLPAHLKEAARLRLENPEAPLSELVELSGGQLSRSGLNHRLRRLEMLAEKHGLPMISTSTQGKGDTV; encoded by the coding sequence ATGGCGTCTTATGCGACAGAGGTCAAAAACGAATTGGCCCGCGTCCAGGGAGAGAGTGACTGTTGCCGCATTGCCGAGCTGGCTGCGCTTCTGCGTATGGGCGGAACATTACTCATCGGGGGCAATAAGAATTTGGGCCTTACGTTTACTACGGAAAATGCGGCAGTAGCCCGCAAAGCGTTTTCGTTGATAAAAACGGGATTTTCTCTGGCGGTGGAGGTAGTGGTTAAACGTGGCCGCCGCTTGAAAAAAATGAATACCTATCAAATTAAAGTCGCCCCGGCGCCGGGCGTGAGAGAACTGCTGACCGCAGTGGGCTTTTGGAAGGAAGACGGCATTCACATGGTGAGGGACAGCAGCAGCTTTAGGCGGTCTTGCTGTCGCCGAGCTTATTTGAGGGGAGCCTTTTTGGGCGGCGGTTCGGTGAACCGGCCGGAAGGGGATTACCACATGGAGCTGGTAACCGACAATTACCAATTTGCTCAGTCGCTGACGAAGATCATGAAATACTTTGAGCTTCCTGTACGTTTAACCGAGCGCAAGCAGTCGTATTTGGCTTATCTTAAGGATGGAGATGCAATTATTTCTTTTTTGCGTCTTATAGGAGCGCACAATGCACTGCTTTCCTTTGAAAATGTGCGCGTGGTCAAAGACGTACGCAATCAGGTCAATCGTTTAGTTAACTGCGAAACGGCTAATCTGCAAAAGACGGTGGAAGCGGCAGTGCGTCAAGTGGCCTGCATTCGGTATTTGGATGAGGCTGTAGGGTTGGAGAAACTGCCGGCTCATTTGAAAGAAGCCGCCCGCTTGCGTCTGGAGAACCCGGAAGCGCCTTTATCAGAACTGGTGGAGTTGTCCGGCGGGCAATTATCTCGTTCTGGTTTGAATCACCGTTTGCGGCGATTGGAAATGCTGGCGGAAAAGCATGGATTGCCGATGATTTCAACATCAACTCAAGGGAAGGGAGATACAGTATAG
- the scfB gene encoding thioether cross-link-forming SCIFF peptide maturase yields the protein MNIHSFSLNGMHILLDVNSGAVHVVDEMISDIMNVFDGGNDEAVLASLSEQYSETELREALAEMHELIAEEKLFTPALEVPPTFKEEPILKSLCLHVAHDCNLRCRYCFAGTGDFGHSRGLMSAEVGKKAIDFLLEKSGSRRHLEIDFFGGEPLMNFDVVKELTAYVRRREQEAGKEVKLTLTTNAVLLRDEELRFLNEEGISLVLSLDGRKEVHDYMRPNAGGNGSYETVLSNIDKAIRLRNDQNYYLRGTFTAHNLDFAADVLDMADRGYTQLSVEPVVAEDEADYALKEEHLPELFRQYELLAKEYLERKMRGEGFDFFHFNVDIENGPCVAKRLSGCGAGHEYLAVTPQGEFYPCHQFVGREAYRLGSVDEGIVNEELPWTFRRAHVLAKEECSQCWARFYCSGGCHANADAFHGCLEKPYELGCKLQKKRLECALMVQAALALAKRQDS from the coding sequence ATGAATATACATTCTTTTAGCTTAAACGGGATGCATATCCTGTTGGATGTCAATAGCGGCGCTGTCCATGTGGTGGACGAGATGATTAGCGACATCATGAACGTATTTGACGGCGGCAATGACGAAGCGGTGCTGGCGTCTTTGTCGGAGCAATACAGTGAAACGGAACTGCGCGAAGCGCTGGCTGAGATGCATGAGCTGATTGCCGAGGAAAAATTGTTTACCCCCGCGTTGGAGGTGCCGCCTACCTTTAAGGAGGAGCCTATCCTTAAATCCTTGTGCCTCCATGTGGCCCATGACTGCAATCTTCGTTGTCGTTACTGTTTTGCCGGTACTGGCGACTTCGGCCACAGCCGGGGTTTGATGTCTGCGGAAGTAGGCAAGAAGGCTATTGATTTTCTCTTAGAAAAAAGCGGCAGCCGTCGCCATTTGGAAATCGACTTTTTTGGCGGCGAGCCTTTGATGAATTTTGACGTGGTAAAAGAATTGACTGCCTATGTGCGGCGCAGAGAGCAAGAAGCCGGCAAGGAAGTCAAACTGACGTTGACGACGAATGCGGTGTTGTTGCGGGATGAGGAGCTTCGCTTCTTGAATGAAGAGGGTATTTCCTTGGTGCTTAGCCTGGACGGACGTAAGGAAGTTCATGACTATATGCGTCCTAATGCCGGCGGCAATGGCAGCTACGAAACGGTATTGTCGAATATTGACAAAGCCATTCGTTTGCGGAATGACCAAAACTACTATTTGCGCGGCACCTTTACAGCGCATAACCTCGATTTTGCAGCGGATGTACTGGATATGGCCGATCGCGGCTATACGCAATTGTCCGTAGAGCCGGTAGTGGCGGAAGATGAGGCGGACTATGCCTTGAAAGAAGAGCACTTGCCGGAACTATTCCGGCAGTATGAATTGTTGGCGAAAGAATACTTGGAACGCAAGATGAGGGGCGAAGGGTTTGATTTTTTCCACTTCAATGTGGATATCGAGAACGGTCCTTGCGTAGCTAAGCGTCTCAGCGGCTGCGGCGCCGGCCACGAGTATCTGGCGGTCACGCCGCAAGGAGAATTCTATCCGTGCCATCAGTTTGTCGGCCGCGAGGCGTATCGCCTGGGTTCCGTAGACGAAGGCATTGTTAATGAAGAACTGCCTTGGACGTTTCGGCGGGCCCATGTGCTGGCTAAGGAAGAATGCAGCCAATGCTGGGCGCGGTTTTATTGCAGCGGCGGCTGCCATGCTAATGCTGACGCTTTCCACGGCTGTTTGGAAAAGCCGTATGAGCTTGGTTGCAAGCTGCAGAAAAAACGCTTGGAGTGCGCCTTGATGGTGCAGGCGGCGCTGGCTTTGGCGAAACGGCAGGATTCTTAA
- a CDS encoding methylglyoxal synthase, with amino-acid sequence MKTVALIAHDQKKQLMLDFVREHLALLSPHSLLATATTGRRLRDELNLNVHTYLSGPLGGDQQIGARIAAGEVDLVIFLRDPLTAQPHEPDITALLRVCDVHNVPVATNLAGADLLVRAVLGNQ; translated from the coding sequence ATGAAAACCGTCGCTTTAATCGCTCATGACCAGAAAAAACAGCTAATGCTGGATTTTGTCCGCGAACATCTGGCTCTTTTATCTCCTCATTCTTTACTGGCTACAGCTACTACAGGCCGTCGTTTACGCGACGAACTCAATCTGAACGTACACACCTATTTATCCGGCCCCCTGGGAGGCGACCAGCAAATCGGCGCACGCATCGCCGCTGGCGAAGTCGACCTGGTCATCTTCCTGCGCGATCCCTTGACGGCTCAGCCTCACGAACCGGACATTACAGCCCTTTTGCGCGTCTGTGACGTCCACAACGTCCCTGTCGCCACCAATCTGGCAGGCGCTGATCTACTTGTACGCGCAGTCCTGGGAAATCAGTAG
- a CDS encoding gluconeogenesis factor YvcK family protein — protein sequence MDFLKWLYPGIRLKRWFFLFSLGTILVSVGMSLVLNYQYVGYLEEWLFKTVYLATGSYYYTITFLAGLSVLALGLGSMLFATRQIIRSVIGALIPDGSEKFIDRIFAQRRLKRGPNIVVIGGGTGLSVLLRGIKSVTSNVTAIVTVADDGGSSGRIREDLGVVAPGDLRNCLVALADTEPLMEKLFQHRFGGHGSLAGHSFGNLFIAAMNQVVGSVEGALAASSKVLAVRGRVLPSTEAPVRLQAELADGTTVEGESNIPLAGQAIQRVRLVPEDAAPVASSLQAIREADAILIGPGSLYTSVLPNLLIQEVAAELKASKAAKIYICNVMTQPGETDGYTASDHVEALLQHAGAGILDYVLVNGQPVAKSLQNVYANQGAAPVEADVERIEKMGVKAFRADVISESDVVRHDPLKLCRTLVSIIYRLRPHAEHMALLDHYLIADTLRERKDGC from the coding sequence ATGGATTTTTTGAAGTGGCTCTACCCCGGCATTCGCCTGAAACGTTGGTTTTTCTTATTTTCCTTGGGAACGATTTTAGTAAGCGTAGGAATGTCTCTGGTCCTAAACTACCAATATGTTGGTTATTTGGAAGAATGGCTATTCAAAACCGTCTATTTAGCGACGGGCAGCTATTACTATACAATTACTTTTTTGGCTGGTTTATCTGTATTGGCGCTGGGACTTGGTTCTATGCTGTTTGCCACTAGACAGATTATTCGCTCCGTTATTGGCGCTCTGATCCCCGATGGATCGGAAAAGTTTATAGATCGGATTTTTGCACAGCGCCGTTTAAAACGGGGCCCTAATATTGTAGTCATCGGCGGTGGTACAGGCTTATCTGTGTTGTTGCGAGGCATTAAAAGCGTAACAAGCAATGTTACGGCGATTGTGACGGTAGCGGATGACGGAGGCTCTTCCGGGCGAATTCGGGAGGATTTGGGCGTAGTAGCGCCAGGGGACTTGCGTAACTGCTTGGTTGCCTTAGCGGATACGGAACCGCTGATGGAAAAACTGTTTCAACATCGCTTTGGGGGACATGGCAGTTTGGCCGGACACAGTTTCGGCAATCTTTTTATTGCCGCTATGAATCAAGTCGTTGGCAGCGTGGAAGGCGCGTTGGCGGCATCCAGCAAGGTTTTGGCTGTGAGAGGGCGTGTTCTTCCTTCAACGGAAGCGCCGGTGCGCTTGCAAGCCGAATTGGCGGATGGAACGACGGTAGAAGGCGAATCTAATATTCCCTTGGCTGGGCAGGCGATTCAAAGAGTGCGTCTAGTGCCTGAAGACGCGGCGCCTGTAGCTAGCTCGTTACAAGCAATTCGCGAAGCGGATGCGATTTTGATCGGGCCGGGAAGCTTATATACCAGCGTGCTGCCAAACCTGTTGATACAAGAAGTGGCGGCGGAACTTAAAGCCAGCAAAGCAGCCAAAATTTATATCTGTAATGTAATGACCCAGCCGGGAGAAACCGACGGCTATACAGCCTCCGATCATGTCGAAGCGCTTCTTCAGCATGCAGGTGCAGGGATTTTGGACTATGTTTTGGTTAATGGTCAGCCAGTGGCGAAATCGCTGCAAAACGTCTACGCCAATCAAGGGGCGGCTCCGGTTGAGGCCGATGTGGAGCGGATTGAAAAGATGGGCGTAAAAGCGTTCCGAGCGGATGTTATTTCTGAAAGCGACGTGGTTCGGCATGACCCGCTGAAATTGTGCCGCACTCTTGTTTCGATTATCTACCGACTGCGACCGCATGCGGAGCACATGGCTCTTTTAGATCATTATCTTATCGCAGATACCTTGCGGGAACGCAAGGATGGCTGCTGA